One genomic region from Euzebya tangerina encodes:
- a CDS encoding SMP-30/gluconolactonase/LRE family protein: MQIGNPDPGTAGRPVRRARRWHRGLGGVLIAALLSTAWGGAGGPSEPPGRLQTVVAFADPRPTGVATDLPEGVAVDRRGDIYATLGPPFFTGGGYGAVVRLGRDGGYETLVEFPDGPAPAGVVVDARRRVYVAVPDPGGPDAGVYRVGREGSATRIAGTEGMAVPNGLALGHRGALFVSDSLLGQIWRIPWRERVGRDTTGRAGPWLSHPLLAGCEAGQVGANGIAVRRGQVYVANSERGLLLRVPIRPDGAAGTPIIVAGDEDCKGGDDLYGLDGIAVDRTGTVYATLVLQNRLVRIEGRTGAVVTLLDADDGLWNPASVALDPTRRRGSRLLLTNYAVLGPEPPSSLGPAVLSYRLRGRQPGW, translated from the coding sequence ATGCAGATCGGGAACCCCGACCCTGGAACCGCGGGCCGCCCCGTCCGTCGAGCCCGACGATGGCATCGCGGCCTTGGGGGCGTCCTCATCGCAGCACTCCTGTCAACGGCGTGGGGTGGGGCGGGCGGACCGAGCGAACCACCCGGGCGCCTTCAAACCGTCGTGGCCTTCGCCGACCCACGACCCACCGGCGTCGCGACCGATCTGCCGGAGGGTGTCGCGGTCGACCGCCGAGGAGACATCTATGCCACGCTGGGCCCACCGTTCTTCACCGGCGGCGGGTATGGCGCTGTCGTGCGGCTGGGTCGGGACGGTGGGTACGAGACACTCGTCGAGTTCCCGGATGGCCCGGCCCCCGCAGGTGTGGTCGTCGATGCCCGGCGGCGCGTCTACGTCGCCGTGCCCGACCCGGGCGGACCTGATGCCGGCGTCTATCGCGTGGGCCGAGAGGGGTCCGCCACCCGCATCGCCGGGACGGAGGGCATGGCCGTCCCCAACGGCCTGGCGCTGGGGCATCGCGGCGCACTCTTCGTCAGCGATTCGCTCCTGGGGCAGATCTGGCGGATCCCGTGGCGGGAACGGGTCGGCAGGGACACCACCGGCAGGGCCGGACCGTGGCTCTCCCATCCGCTGCTGGCCGGCTGCGAGGCGGGGCAGGTCGGGGCCAACGGCATCGCCGTGCGTCGTGGCCAGGTGTACGTCGCGAACAGCGAGCGGGGGCTTCTGCTGCGCGTCCCGATCCGCCCCGATGGTGCGGCCGGCACTCCCATCATCGTGGCAGGGGACGAGGACTGCAAGGGCGGCGATGACCTGTACGGCCTCGACGGCATCGCCGTCGACCGGACCGGCACGGTCTACGCGACTCTGGTGCTGCAGAACCGGCTGGTCCGAATCGAGGGCCGCACCGGAGCAGTCGTCACGCTGCTCGACGCGGACGATGGTCTGTGGAATCCGGCATCCGTGGCCCTGGACCCGACCCGGCGGCGCGGCAGTCGTCTGCTGCTGACCAACTACGCCGTGCTCGGCCCCGAGCCTCCCTCGAGTCTGGGGCCGGCCGTTCTCTCCTACCGCTTGCGCGGGCGTCAACCTGGTTGGTGA
- a CDS encoding cation:proton antiporter, translating into MAAWNIVVVGAALVCFAAVSNRLRGTALTMPIVFVGLGALTALTGVVTLSQAVDVVALLAEITLAVILFSDATRLSLPRLQHTVALPARLLGIGLPLTVAFGSAVALLLFPEWPLAEVVLLAAVLAPTDAALGSAVVADPGVPARDRLALNVESGLNDGLVVPVVAVTVSRVIGESRSVGEWVTFVVSQIGGGIALGLVAGVGGIILLRRAHRASWSDGRYEQIATVALPVVAFAAAEAVGANGFIAAFVGGLGFGSGGPRRLVGGDRPALDDDMAGPDEAEHLAEFTEDAAELLAAVTFFVFGNLFIDEAISAITPRVVIAALASLTVVRMVPVAVALIGSGCDRAARLFIGWFGPRGLASIVFAILLLEELEEMTETANQLVGTISVTVFASVLLHGVTAAAGARAYGARQPVSRPEEIDPAMMPRVRSAPSRERG; encoded by the coding sequence GTGGCTGCCTGGAACATCGTGGTCGTGGGCGCGGCCCTCGTCTGCTTCGCGGCCGTCTCCAATCGGCTGCGGGGCACGGCCCTCACCATGCCGATCGTGTTCGTCGGACTCGGCGCACTCACCGCCCTGACCGGGGTGGTCACCCTCAGCCAGGCGGTGGACGTCGTGGCCCTCCTGGCTGAGATCACCCTCGCCGTGATCCTGTTCAGCGATGCCACCAGGTTGTCTCTGCCTCGCCTGCAGCACACCGTCGCGCTGCCAGCCCGCCTGTTGGGCATCGGCCTGCCGCTGACCGTCGCATTCGGTTCCGCCGTGGCCCTGCTGCTCTTCCCGGAGTGGCCACTGGCCGAGGTGGTGCTGTTGGCAGCGGTGCTGGCACCGACGGACGCCGCACTCGGGAGCGCAGTCGTGGCTGACCCGGGAGTACCGGCCCGTGACCGGTTGGCACTCAACGTGGAGTCGGGGCTGAACGACGGCCTTGTCGTCCCGGTGGTGGCCGTGACGGTCAGTCGGGTGATCGGTGAGTCTCGCTCGGTTGGCGAGTGGGTCACGTTCGTGGTCAGCCAGATCGGCGGTGGCATCGCCCTCGGCCTCGTCGCCGGCGTGGGCGGGATCATCCTCCTGCGGCGAGCCCATCGGGCCTCGTGGTCCGACGGCCGCTACGAGCAGATCGCAACGGTGGCGCTGCCGGTTGTGGCGTTTGCGGCGGCTGAAGCCGTCGGCGCCAACGGCTTCATCGCGGCGTTCGTCGGCGGGCTTGGGTTCGGCAGTGGCGGCCCCAGACGTCTGGTCGGCGGCGACAGGCCGGCCCTGGACGATGACATGGCCGGCCCCGACGAGGCCGAACACCTGGCTGAGTTCACCGAGGACGCGGCGGAGCTGCTCGCAGCAGTCACCTTCTTCGTGTTCGGCAACCTCTTCATCGACGAGGCGATCAGCGCGATCACCCCTCGGGTCGTCATCGCGGCTCTCGCGAGCCTCACCGTGGTCCGGATGGTCCCCGTGGCCGTGGCCCTCATCGGGTCCGGCTGTGATCGGGCAGCACGCCTGTTCATCGGCTGGTTCGGCCCGCGCGGACTGGCCTCGATCGTCTTCGCGATCCTCCTGCTCGAGGAGTTGGAGGAGATGACCGAGACCGCGAACCAGTTGGTCGGCACCATCTCGGTGACGGTGTTCGCCTCAGTGCTGCTCCACGGGGTGACCGCCGCGGCCGGCGCACGCGCATACGGTGCGCGGCAGCCGGTGAGCCGTCCGGAGGAGATCGATCCGGCGATGATGCCGCGAGTTCGTTCTGCTCCGTCTCGCGAGCGGGGCTAA
- a CDS encoding helix-turn-helix transcriptional regulator has product MATSWSLLSNHGHVLVAVAQDPDARLRDIADAVGVTERAVHAILTDLIDAGYVSKQRDGRRNHYEVHLDLTLRHPLERGHRIGDLLNAVSG; this is encoded by the coding sequence ATGGCTACGAGCTGGTCCCTGCTGAGCAACCACGGGCACGTCCTCGTCGCCGTCGCCCAAGACCCGGACGCGCGGCTTCGCGACATCGCCGATGCCGTCGGCGTGACGGAGCGTGCCGTTCACGCGATCCTGACCGACCTCATCGACGCCGGCTACGTCAGCAAGCAGCGAGACGGACGCCGCAATCACTACGAGGTCCACCTCGACCTGACACTGCGACACCCGCTGGAGCGGGGCCACCGGATCGGCGACCTGCTCAACGCCGTGAGCGGTTAG
- a CDS encoding quinone-dependent dihydroorotate dehydrogenase, with amino-acid sequence MYDLLLRRVLLHVEAETAHDWTIRLLARLARQPALVALIRRLVGRPGDGLAVHALGRTFPSPIGLAAGFDKDAAVFPALAAFGFGFVEVGTITAEGQPGNPTPRMVRLPADDALINRMGFNNEGSARAAARLRSHPRAGQIVGVNIGKTKTATDAIEDYRTSTRRLGALADYLVVNVSSPNTPGLRDLQAVESLRPLLEAVLDEAGPDRPPVLVKIAPDLADADVDAVADLAVDLDLDGIIATNTTIARTGLRSAPSAIAAAGAGGLSGPPVRDRAIEILERLAERVGDRLVLISVGGIADAADVWNRLAAGASLVQTYTGLVYGGPLFVRRLNRALAGRLAASGFDTLQDVIGSARN; translated from the coding sequence ATGTACGACCTGCTCCTCCGACGTGTGCTGCTGCACGTCGAGGCCGAGACGGCCCACGACTGGACCATCCGCCTGCTCGCCCGCCTGGCCCGTCAGCCCGCACTGGTCGCCCTCATCAGACGTCTCGTCGGCCGACCGGGCGACGGACTCGCGGTGCACGCGCTGGGCCGCACCTTTCCCTCTCCCATCGGACTCGCTGCCGGCTTCGACAAGGACGCCGCGGTCTTCCCGGCGCTGGCAGCCTTCGGGTTCGGGTTCGTCGAGGTCGGGACGATCACAGCTGAGGGACAGCCGGGCAACCCGACGCCGCGGATGGTCCGCCTCCCCGCGGATGACGCCCTCATCAACCGCATGGGCTTCAACAACGAGGGGTCTGCGCGCGCCGCAGCGCGTCTGCGTTCACACCCGAGGGCCGGCCAGATAGTCGGGGTCAACATCGGCAAGACCAAGACCGCCACCGACGCCATCGAGGACTACCGGACCAGCACCAGGAGGCTGGGCGCGCTGGCGGACTACCTGGTGGTCAACGTCAGCTCGCCCAACACACCCGGCCTGCGTGACCTGCAGGCTGTCGAGAGCCTTCGCCCCCTCCTCGAAGCCGTCCTGGATGAGGCGGGGCCCGACCGGCCACCGGTGTTGGTGAAGATCGCACCGGACTTGGCGGACGCGGACGTCGACGCGGTCGCCGACCTGGCCGTCGACCTCGACCTCGACGGCATCATCGCCACCAACACGACGATCGCCCGCACGGGCCTGCGCAGTGCCCCGTCGGCCATCGCCGCCGCCGGTGCGGGGGGGCTCAGCGGTCCGCCGGTCAGGGACCGTGCGATCGAGATCCTGGAGCGCCTGGCCGAGCGCGTCGGCGACCGTCTGGTCCTCATCTCCGTCGGTGGGATCGCCGACGCCGCTGACGTGTGGAATCGGCTGGCAGCGGGCGCGTCGCTGGTCCAGACCTATACCGGTCTGGTGTACGGCGGTCCGCTCTTCGTACGCCGGCTGAACCGGGCGCTCGCTGGTCGTCTGGCGGCCAGCGGCTTCGACACCCTGCAGGACGTGATCGGATCGGCTCGCAACTGA
- a CDS encoding serine hydrolase domain-containing protein → MSVHVQGDVDDGWGAVADAFRANFESGEEVGAACAVYVGDRKVVDVWGGLRDPKRGLPWEEDTLVTVFSTTKGMSSLAVALAHSRGLFEYDDLVVEHWPEFGQAGKDHITIRQLLSHQAGLPAIDEPLDLDALADPEAVAAAIAAQEPAWEPGVRHGYHGLSLGFYESELIRRVDPKSRTLGQYFNDEVALPLDVEFYIGVPAQVDRRRIAQIQADWYRLRMLFNLAKLPRAFVAGFLNPRSITARTYANPKVLGKPARYNDEAMRRIELPAANGTGEVRAIAKAYGEFACGGSVLDLDDRTLASLRRAAPDPTEGLYDVVQRESTRFSLGFCKPWPSFDFGSDQAFGTPGAGGSLGFADPETGLGFGYAMNRLDYYPTEDPRQVRLREAAHRCAAA, encoded by the coding sequence GTGAGCGTGCACGTGCAGGGTGACGTCGACGACGGCTGGGGAGCGGTCGCCGACGCGTTTCGCGCCAACTTCGAGTCGGGGGAGGAGGTCGGCGCGGCCTGCGCGGTGTACGTGGGCGACCGGAAGGTCGTGGATGTGTGGGGTGGCCTGCGCGACCCGAAGCGGGGATTGCCATGGGAGGAGGACACGTTGGTGACCGTGTTCTCCACGACGAAGGGCATGTCGTCCCTTGCGGTCGCCCTGGCTCACTCCCGGGGGCTGTTCGAGTACGACGACCTGGTTGTGGAGCACTGGCCGGAGTTCGGTCAGGCCGGCAAGGATCACATCACGATCCGCCAACTGCTGTCGCACCAGGCAGGACTACCCGCCATCGACGAGCCATTGGACCTCGACGCACTGGCCGACCCGGAGGCTGTCGCCGCTGCGATCGCGGCGCAGGAGCCGGCATGGGAACCCGGCGTGAGACATGGCTACCACGGGCTGAGCCTCGGCTTCTACGAGTCCGAGCTCATCCGACGTGTGGACCCCAAGTCCCGAACGCTCGGGCAGTACTTCAACGACGAAGTGGCGCTGCCACTGGACGTGGAGTTCTACATCGGGGTCCCCGCACAGGTCGACCGCCGACGGATCGCCCAGATCCAGGCCGACTGGTACCGACTGCGGATGCTGTTCAACCTGGCGAAGCTGCCTCGAGCATTCGTCGCTGGCTTCCTCAATCCACGATCGATCACCGCGCGGACGTACGCAAACCCGAAGGTGCTGGGCAAACCCGCGCGCTACAACGACGAGGCCATGCGCCGTATCGAGCTGCCTGCAGCCAACGGCACCGGCGAGGTTCGCGCCATCGCCAAGGCCTATGGCGAGTTCGCGTGCGGCGGGAGCGTGCTCGATCTCGACGACCGCACATTGGCGTCCTTGCGACGAGCTGCGCCTGATCCGACCGAGGGGTTGTACGACGTGGTCCAGCGAGAGTCGACGCGGTTCTCGCTGGGGTTCTGCAAGCCGTGGCCGTCGTTCGACTTCGGATCCGACCAGGCCTTCGGTACGCCAGGCGCCGGCGGGTCCCTCGGGTTCGCCGACCCGGAGACCGGACTCGGCTTCGGCTACGCCATGAACCGGCTGGACTACTACCCGACCGAGGACCCGCGACAGGTCCGTCTGCGTGAGGCAGCCCATCGCTGCGCCGCCGCCTGA
- a CDS encoding AbrB family transcriptional regulator, with translation MRTHTGARIPPSLSKEPPPMLIALTLLAAAVVGFGLEWLNVPGGLIIGGMVGAAVVTLAGGVEDLSLPRPLVTGAYVVLGAQIGTSITREFIGDLGRVAIGAVLSAAMFIALGLAVAWLLGVLGIAPEGSILATSPGALTVMSAAAEQQGTGPQVAVFHLVRLVLVILSLPLLIRLSTQAG, from the coding sequence ATGCGCACGCACACTGGCGCGCGCATCCCACCATCGCTCTCGAAGGAACCACCACCCATGTTGATCGCTCTGACCCTGCTGGCCGCTGCCGTCGTCGGGTTCGGCCTGGAGTGGCTGAACGTTCCCGGCGGACTGATCATCGGCGGCATGGTCGGAGCCGCTGTCGTGACACTCGCGGGCGGGGTTGAGGACCTCTCCCTGCCACGGCCGCTCGTGACCGGCGCCTACGTGGTGCTCGGAGCCCAGATCGGTACATCCATCACGCGGGAGTTCATCGGCGACCTGGGCCGGGTCGCCATCGGGGCGGTGCTGTCCGCCGCCATGTTCATCGCCTTGGGCCTGGCGGTCGCCTGGCTCCTCGGCGTCCTCGGCATCGCTCCCGAGGGATCGATCCTGGCCACCTCCCCCGGCGCACTGACGGTGATGTCCGCGGCAGCGGAGCAACAGGGAACTGGCCCCCAGGTCGCCGTCTTCCACCTCGTGCGGCTCGTGCTGGTGATCCTCTCGTTGCCGCTCCTGATCCGGCTCTCCACCCAGGCGGGCTGA
- a CDS encoding carbonic anhydrase, translating into MTTMTDVTLPLPGQVPSAEQQAAATPEGVLEWLRAGNERVLSSQTATRDLLADAGIGAGGQYPLAAVLGCVDSRVPVEQVFDLGIGDIFVARTAGNVAGPDVLGSFEFATAVAGSKAILVLGHSACGAVKGACDGVELGHLTGLLAKITPAVEAVTGETAPGSDDDSVVAQVVEQNVRNVIAGLTADSEVLADRVESGELLIAGAVVDLATVQVDWLEDAA; encoded by the coding sequence ATGACAACAATGACCGACGTCACACTCCCCCTGCCTGGCCAGGTACCGTCCGCCGAACAGCAAGCTGCCGCCACGCCCGAAGGGGTGCTGGAGTGGTTGCGGGCCGGAAACGAGCGTGTCCTCTCAAGCCAGACCGCGACCCGTGACCTCCTGGCGGACGCGGGCATCGGTGCCGGTGGGCAGTATCCGCTCGCAGCCGTGCTCGGCTGCGTCGACAGCCGCGTTCCGGTCGAGCAGGTGTTCGACCTCGGAATCGGAGACATCTTCGTCGCTCGGACAGCTGGCAACGTTGCCGGGCCCGACGTGCTCGGGTCCTTCGAGTTCGCCACGGCCGTGGCCGGTTCGAAAGCCATCCTGGTGCTGGGGCACTCCGCCTGCGGGGCCGTGAAGGGCGCCTGCGACGGTGTTGAGCTCGGACACCTGACGGGCCTGCTGGCCAAGATCACACCAGCCGTGGAGGCTGTGACCGGCGAGACCGCTCCGGGTTCGGACGACGACTCGGTCGTCGCTCAGGTGGTGGAGCAGAACGTGCGCAACGTCATCGCCGGCCTGACTGCGGACAGCGAGGTGCTGGCCGACCGGGTCGAATCAGGCGAACTGCTGATCGCTGGCGCCGTGGTCGACCTGGCCACCGTGCAGGTGGACTGGTTGGAGGACGCCGCCTAG
- a CDS encoding helix-turn-helix transcriptional regulator translates to MGLSERDLRRVMDVVSPEAVSSDVLEMPEEVLRRLGTLIPCSGVSFAAWDERKREVLTCHRVTFTDDPGWDDGMAQLFWGGYEECVAVSGLAALDEAGQVCAWQDFYSDRAFSALQMSELYRRQGTYHRMMVRLPPRGGVERRLQIGRERGEPGFTDRDKLLLRLLRPHLTGIRDRIQSDRDGAALLTPRQLELLHAVAAGATNRQVARHLGVTESTVRKHLEHVYRRLGVHSRVQAIARVAATLPAR, encoded by the coding sequence ATGGGCCTGAGCGAGCGCGATCTTCGTCGCGTCATGGACGTCGTCTCTCCAGAGGCGGTCTCGTCAGATGTGCTTGAGATGCCGGAGGAGGTCCTCCGTCGGCTGGGAACACTCATTCCGTGCTCGGGCGTGAGCTTCGCGGCCTGGGATGAACGAAAGCGGGAGGTCCTGACCTGTCACCGGGTGACCTTCACCGACGACCCTGGCTGGGATGATGGCATGGCGCAGCTGTTCTGGGGCGGCTACGAGGAGTGCGTTGCCGTGTCTGGCCTGGCCGCGCTGGATGAAGCCGGCCAGGTCTGTGCGTGGCAGGACTTCTACTCCGACCGCGCGTTCTCGGCCCTGCAGATGTCAGAGCTGTACCGACGGCAGGGGACGTATCACCGCATGATGGTGCGCCTTCCGCCGCGTGGCGGGGTGGAGCGTCGCCTGCAGATCGGCCGGGAGCGCGGGGAGCCTGGCTTCACAGATCGCGACAAGCTGCTCCTTCGTCTGCTGCGACCACACCTGACCGGGATCCGCGACCGGATCCAGTCCGACCGGGACGGCGCAGCTCTGCTGACACCTCGGCAGTTGGAGCTGCTGCACGCCGTTGCGGCGGGCGCCACCAACCGACAGGTCGCACGCCACCTCGGGGTCACGGAGAGCACGGTTCGCAAGCACCTGGAGCACGTGTATCGGCGCCTCGGCGTTCACAGCCGGGTCCAGGCGATTGCCCGAGTGGCGGCAACCCTTCCCGCACGCTGA
- a CDS encoding SulP family inorganic anion transporter, which translates to MHTEPRPTAPDDDTSSGTGWRGWSRETVRDDLLAGITVAAMLVPQAMAYALLAGLPPEVGLYASTIPLFVYALIGTSRQLSVGPVAIVSLVSATALAQVAEAGTAGYITAAAVLAVMVGVIHIVVGALRAGSLMRLLSHPVLVGFTAAVAVIIGTSQVRHVVGTTPERADSWIGTVAALVGSLTQVHLLTLVVGVAALALMIGVRAVRPGLPAALLAVIITTAASAALGLVERGVDVVGDIPAGLPPITIPDLGTLTELVGTLAPFAFTITLVAILEAVAVAKVYARQNRYDLDPNRELIALGAANLAGGLFGGYPLGGASSRTAVAADAGARTRLAGIVSGLTVLAVLIALTPLFEQLPQATLGAIVLVAVVGLVDRDAMRRIRQVSRQDAATMVGAFVATLLLGVDLGILVAIVGSLAVVAYRLMEPHVAVLGHLPDTGRWRDVERYDEASQAPGVTVVRFDTSLNYLNVEVMKEQIRRLLAQDPHALVLDLSSVNGIDTSALDTLDELMDEMDELGVAVHLATYQGPVTEILQRSHLLSRVAGLHDDVDTAARAAATGPQPPGATTDHVNARLAPGRSVPGRTVKRQRPAHPPASDRDSVPTA; encoded by the coding sequence GTGCACACGGAGCCCCGCCCGACCGCCCCCGACGACGACACCTCGTCCGGCACCGGTTGGCGGGGCTGGTCCCGCGAGACCGTCCGTGACGACCTGCTCGCCGGGATCACCGTCGCAGCGATGCTGGTCCCGCAGGCCATGGCCTACGCGCTGCTCGCGGGCCTACCTCCCGAGGTCGGTCTCTACGCCTCCACCATCCCCCTCTTCGTGTACGCGCTCATCGGCACGTCGCGCCAGTTGTCCGTCGGCCCCGTGGCCATCGTGTCGCTGGTGTCCGCGACGGCGCTCGCTCAGGTGGCGGAGGCCGGAACCGCCGGGTACATCACCGCTGCAGCGGTGCTTGCCGTCATGGTCGGTGTGATCCACATCGTCGTCGGGGCACTGCGAGCCGGATCGCTCATGCGCCTGCTCAGCCACCCGGTCCTGGTCGGGTTCACCGCCGCGGTCGCCGTGATCATCGGCACCAGTCAGGTACGGCACGTGGTCGGCACCACACCGGAGCGAGCGGACTCCTGGATCGGAACCGTTGCCGCTCTGGTTGGCAGCCTGACCCAGGTGCACCTGCTGACCCTGGTCGTCGGTGTCGCGGCACTCGCCCTGATGATCGGCGTTCGCGCGGTCCGCCCCGGTCTGCCCGCCGCCCTGCTGGCGGTCATCATCACCACCGCGGCCTCCGCCGCGCTCGGATTGGTCGAGCGCGGCGTCGACGTCGTCGGCGACATCCCCGCCGGGCTTCCGCCGATCACCATCCCGGATCTCGGCACGTTGACCGAACTGGTCGGGACCCTGGCTCCCTTCGCCTTCACCATCACCCTGGTGGCCATCCTCGAGGCTGTCGCGGTCGCCAAGGTCTACGCACGACAGAACCGCTACGACCTCGACCCGAACCGGGAGCTCATCGCACTGGGCGCCGCCAACCTCGCCGGCGGGCTGTTCGGCGGGTACCCGCTGGGGGGCGCCTCCTCCCGCACCGCGGTCGCCGCCGACGCGGGCGCACGAACCCGGCTGGCCGGCATCGTCTCGGGGCTGACCGTCCTCGCCGTCCTCATCGCCCTCACACCCCTGTTCGAGCAACTCCCGCAGGCCACGCTCGGGGCCATCGTCCTCGTGGCGGTCGTCGGGCTGGTCGACCGCGACGCCATGCGCCGCATCCGACAGGTCAGCCGACAGGATGCGGCGACCATGGTCGGCGCCTTCGTCGCCACACTCCTGCTGGGCGTCGACCTGGGGATCCTGGTCGCAATCGTCGGCTCGTTGGCCGTGGTCGCATACCGACTGATGGAGCCCCACGTCGCGGTGCTGGGACACCTCCCCGACACCGGCCGCTGGCGCGACGTCGAGCGGTACGACGAGGCGTCCCAGGCGCCAGGCGTGACCGTGGTCCGCTTCGACACCTCGCTGAACTACCTCAACGTCGAGGTCATGAAGGAGCAGATCAGACGGCTCCTGGCCCAGGATCCGCACGCACTCGTGCTGGACCTGTCGTCCGTCAACGGCATCGACACCTCGGCACTGGACACCCTCGACGAGCTCATGGACGAGATGGACGAGCTGGGCGTCGCGGTTCACCTCGCCACCTACCAAGGTCCGGTGACCGAGATCCTGCAGCGCTCGCACCTGCTCTCACGCGTCGCTGGACTCCACGACGACGTCGACACCGCGGCCAGGGCTGCGGCCACCGGTCCGCAGCCGCCCGGCGCCACCACCGACCACGTCAACGCCCGCCTGGCCCCCGGACGATCAGTTCCCGGCCGGACCGTCAAGCGTCAACGCCCCGCGCATCCACCCGCTTCGGACCGCGACTCCGTCCCGACGGCCTAG
- a CDS encoding SulP family inorganic anion transporter, with the protein MSTEPTTSPKRPSSASAQSSSSRLRGDLIGGLVAAVVALPLALAFGVQSGLGAEAGLYGAIGAGIVAALFGGTPTQVTGPTGPMTVVSATVVSLAIAEAGSVESALGIILLTFAVGGVLQIVFGVLGVAKYVRYFPYPVVSGFMSGVGLIIVVLQIWPFLGSDSPSSTLEVITRIGEPLSNIDPAAVGIGLFTVAAFYLLPKVTTIIPPALGALLAGTIAAVVADLDVPVIGDIPQGLPTLQIGEMLTVDPSMWLLVVEYGLILAILGSIDSLLTSVIADNITRTKHDSNRELIGQGLGNLAAALIGGLPGAGATKGTVVNIDAGGTTRLSGTFHGVLLLVMLLGAGSLVSVVPLAVLAGILIPIGFAIVDTKGLKHLRDVPRADAIVLVTVLLITVFGDLIIAVGTGLVMACVLFMKKLADLGEERAVLVPLSDDGTALSDTALQTIGDHVHLKRVYGPLFFGVVARFRELSEQLPEDARVLIIDLTEVPSIDQSGLYAIEDVVLDLEQSGVEVHLVGLGDQPLDMLKDTELVGALIAPDEVHPTLNDAVAAIGAATDTNEGALSS; encoded by the coding sequence GTGTCCACCGAACCAACCACCTCGCCGAAGCGGCCGTCGTCCGCTTCCGCCCAATCATCGTCGTCACGCCTCCGCGGCGACCTCATCGGCGGTCTGGTCGCCGCGGTCGTTGCCCTTCCCCTGGCGCTCGCCTTCGGTGTCCAGTCAGGACTGGGCGCCGAAGCGGGCCTGTACGGGGCCATCGGAGCGGGGATCGTGGCCGCACTCTTCGGTGGCACGCCGACACAGGTGACCGGCCCAACCGGTCCGATGACCGTGGTCAGCGCGACGGTCGTCTCGCTCGCCATCGCCGAGGCCGGATCCGTCGAGAGCGCCCTCGGCATCATCCTGCTCACATTCGCCGTGGGTGGCGTTCTGCAGATCGTGTTCGGGGTGCTCGGCGTCGCCAAGTACGTCCGCTACTTCCCCTATCCCGTCGTCTCCGGCTTCATGAGCGGGGTCGGACTGATCATCGTCGTGCTGCAGATCTGGCCCTTCCTCGGCTCAGACTCACCCAGCTCCACGCTCGAGGTGATCACGCGGATCGGTGAACCCCTGTCCAACATCGACCCGGCCGCCGTCGGGATCGGCTTGTTCACCGTCGCCGCGTTCTACCTGCTGCCGAAGGTGACCACCATCATCCCGCCCGCCCTCGGCGCGCTGCTGGCCGGCACCATCGCCGCGGTCGTCGCCGACCTCGACGTCCCCGTCATCGGGGACATCCCCCAGGGGCTGCCCACCCTGCAGATCGGCGAGATGCTGACCGTCGACCCATCCATGTGGCTGCTGGTCGTCGAGTACGGCCTGATCCTGGCGATCCTCGGCTCCATCGACTCGCTGCTGACGTCGGTGATCGCCGACAACATCACGCGGACCAAGCACGACTCCAACCGAGAGCTGATCGGCCAGGGCCTCGGCAACCTCGCCGCGGCACTCATCGGTGGCCTGCCCGGCGCCGGCGCCACGAAGGGCACCGTCGTCAACATCGACGCCGGCGGCACCACCCGCCTGTCCGGAACCTTCCACGGCGTCCTGCTGCTGGTGATGCTGCTGGGTGCGGGCTCGCTCGTCTCGGTCGTCCCGCTCGCGGTCCTGGCAGGGATCCTGATCCCCATCGGCTTCGCGATCGTCGACACCAAGGGCCTCAAGCACCTCCGCGACGTGCCCCGAGCCGACGCCATCGTCCTGGTGACGGTGTTGCTGATCACCGTCTTCGGGGACCTCATCATCGCCGTCGGAACCGGCCTGGTGATGGCGTGCGTGCTGTTCATGAAGAAGCTCGCCGACCTGGGCGAGGAGCGCGCTGTGCTGGTCCCGCTGTCCGATGACGGCACCGCGCTGTCCGACACCGCCCTGCAGACCATCGGTGACCACGTGCACCTCAAGCGCGTGTACGGGCCGCTGTTCTTCGGTGTGGTCGCCCGGTTCCGTGAGCTGTCCGAGCAGCTGCCCGAGGACGCCAGGGTCCTGATCATCGACCTGACCGAGGTCCCCTCGATCGACCAGTCCGGCCTGTACGCCATCGAGGACGTCGTCCTCGACCTCGAGCAGAGCGGCGTGGAGGTGCATCTGGTCGGGCTCGGTGACCAGCCCCTCGACATGCTGAAGGACACCGAACTCGTGGGTGCCCTCATCGCACCCGACGAAGTCCACCCGACCCTGAACGACGCCGTGGCAGCAATCGGTGCGGCCACCGACACCAACGAAGGAGCACTGTCATCATGA